From the Acidovorax carolinensis genome, one window contains:
- a CDS encoding AMP-binding protein, with protein MLTAAAQNNAPLVISHARGATDVPLIEQTIGAFFADMVARQPEREALVSRHQGLRYTYRGLQTEAHRLASALLGLGLVPGDRVGIWSHNNAEWVLMQLATAQVGLVLVNINPAYRTSEVEYALNKVGCKLLVTMARFKTSDYLGMLRELAPEWVHGTPGQLEAQQLPHLHTVVWIDEPGVGGEEPGLLRFSDLLSRGAVADARVAQVAAGLKATDPINIQFTSGTTGFPKGATLTHRNILNNGFFIGECMKLTPEDRLCIPVPLYHCFGMVLGNLACLTHGATIVYPNDGFDPLTVLQTVQDEKCTGLHGVPTMFIAELDHPRFAEFDLSTLRTGIMAGSPCPTEVMKRVVGEMNLREITIAYGMTETSPVSCQSATSTPLEKRVSTVGQVQPHLEIKIVDPDTGSVVPVGQRGEFCTRGYSVMHGYWEDAAKTQEAIDADGWMHTGDLATMDAEGYVNIVGRIKDMVIRGGENIYPREIEEFLYRHPKVQDVQVVGVPDQRYGEELCAWIIAKPGTQPTEDDIRAFCKGQIAHYKVPRYIRFVTSFPMTVTGKIQKFKIRDEMKDLLGLEEQKTA; from the coding sequence ATGCTGACTGCTGCTGCCCAGAACAATGCACCGCTGGTGATAAGCCACGCCCGTGGCGCCACCGATGTCCCCCTGATCGAGCAGACCATCGGCGCCTTCTTTGCCGACATGGTGGCGCGCCAGCCTGAGCGCGAGGCGCTGGTGAGCCGGCACCAGGGGCTGCGCTACACCTACCGCGGCCTGCAGACCGAGGCACACCGCCTGGCCAGCGCGCTGCTGGGTTTGGGGCTCGTGCCGGGCGACCGCGTGGGCATCTGGTCGCACAACAACGCCGAATGGGTGCTGATGCAGCTGGCCACCGCGCAGGTGGGCCTGGTGCTGGTCAACATCAATCCCGCTTACCGTACGTCGGAGGTGGAATATGCGCTGAACAAGGTGGGCTGCAAGCTGCTGGTGACCATGGCGCGCTTCAAGACCAGCGACTACCTGGGCATGCTGCGCGAGCTGGCGCCCGAATGGGTGCACGGCACGCCGGGCCAGCTGGAGGCGCAGCAGCTGCCGCACCTGCATACCGTGGTGTGGATCGACGAGCCCGGCGTGGGGGGTGAAGAGCCGGGCCTGTTGCGTTTTTCCGACCTGCTGTCGCGCGGCGCTGTGGCCGACGCCCGCGTTGCCCAGGTGGCCGCAGGCCTGAAGGCCACCGACCCCATCAACATCCAGTTCACCAGCGGCACTACGGGTTTCCCCAAGGGCGCCACGCTCACGCACCGCAACATCCTGAACAACGGCTTTTTCATTGGCGAATGCATGAAGCTCACGCCCGAGGATCGCCTGTGCATCCCCGTGCCGCTGTACCACTGCTTTGGCATGGTGCTGGGCAACCTGGCCTGCCTTACGCACGGCGCCACCATCGTCTACCCCAACGACGGGTTCGATCCGCTCACGGTGCTGCAGACGGTGCAGGACGAAAAATGCACCGGCCTGCACGGCGTGCCGACCATGTTCATCGCCGAGCTGGACCACCCGCGATTCGCCGAGTTCGACCTGAGCACGTTGCGCACGGGCATCATGGCTGGCTCCCCATGCCCCACCGAGGTGATGAAGCGCGTGGTGGGGGAGATGAACCTGCGCGAAATCACGATTGCCTATGGCATGACCGAGACCAGCCCCGTGAGCTGCCAGAGTGCTACCTCCACGCCGCTTGAAAAGCGCGTTTCCACCGTGGGCCAGGTGCAGCCGCATCTGGAGATCAAGATCGTGGACCCTGACACCGGCTCCGTAGTGCCGGTGGGCCAGCGCGGCGAGTTCTGCACCCGCGGCTATTCGGTGATGCACGGCTACTGGGAAGACGCCGCCAAGACGCAGGAGGCCATCGACGCCGATGGCTGGATGCACACCGGCGACCTGGCCACCATGGACGCCGAAGGCTACGTGAATATCGTGGGCCGCATCAAGGACATGGTGATTCGCGGTGGCGAGAACATCTACCCACGCGAGATCGAAGAATTTCTGTACCGCCACCCGAAAGTGCAGGACGTGCAGGTGGTGGGCGTGCCCGACCAGAGGTACGGAGAGGAACTGTGCGCCTGGATCATCGCCAAGCCCGGCACCCAACCGACGGAAGACGACATCCGTGCCTTCTGCAAGGGCCAGATCGCGCACTACAAGGTGCCGCGCTACATCCGCTTTGTCACCAGCTTCCCGATGACGGTGACGGGCAAGATCCAGAAGTTCAAGATCCGCGACGAGATGAAGGATCTGCTGGGCCTGGAAGAACAAAAGACTGCTTGA
- a CDS encoding YchJ family protein, producing MPQPSSTMPCPCGALSPRRKPLAYADCCGRYVEHFDTTPAPDAERLMRSRYSAFVLQRRDYLLATWHASQRPATLDFEPGAHWLGLEVRSHRVLDADHAEVEFVARYRTAGLGAGGRAVRLHERSRFVREDGRWYYVDGDSR from the coding sequence ATGCCCCAGCCTTCGTCCACCATGCCATGCCCCTGCGGCGCCCTGTCGCCGCGGCGCAAACCCCTGGCCTATGCCGACTGCTGTGGCCGCTATGTGGAGCATTTCGACACCACGCCCGCGCCCGATGCCGAGCGCCTGATGCGCTCGCGCTACAGCGCTTTCGTGCTGCAGCGGCGCGATTACTTGCTGGCTACATGGCACGCCAGCCAGCGCCCGGCCACGCTGGACTTCGAGCCCGGCGCGCACTGGCTGGGCCTGGAGGTGCGCAGCCACCGCGTGCTCGATGCCGACCATGCCGAGGTCGAGTTTGTGGCCCGCTACCGCACAGCAGGGCTTGGTGCTGGCGGGCGTGCCGTGCGCCTGCACGAGCGCAGCCGCTTCGTGCGCGAAGATGGGCGCTGGTACTACGTGGACGGCGACAGCCGCTGA
- a CDS encoding HAD family hydrolase: protein MKFEAILFDCDGVLVDSEPITNGVLCTMLNEAGWALAPEECMRLFIGKTVRSEAARIEAHTGRPLTDAWMAQFYARRNARLEAELQAIAGAVDAVRDVHARLGGRIACASGADRFKVEMQLEKVGLAPYFAGRIFSGHEMPATKPAPDVYLAAAAAVGVPPARCLVVEDTVTGVAAGVAAGATVVGYSPSPVGHGSPEALRAAGAVHVMADMGELLALLG from the coding sequence ATGAAATTTGAAGCAATTTTGTTCGATTGTGACGGTGTGCTGGTGGACAGCGAACCGATCACCAACGGCGTGCTGTGCACCATGCTCAACGAGGCCGGCTGGGCGCTGGCGCCCGAGGAGTGCATGCGCCTGTTCATTGGCAAGACGGTGCGCAGCGAGGCCGCGCGCATCGAGGCGCACACCGGCCGACCGCTCACCGACGCCTGGATGGCACAGTTCTACGCCCGCCGCAATGCGCGGCTGGAGGCTGAGTTGCAGGCCATCGCGGGCGCCGTCGATGCCGTGCGCGACGTGCATGCGCGGCTGGGCGGGCGCATCGCCTGCGCCTCGGGTGCCGACCGCTTCAAGGTCGAGATGCAGCTGGAAAAGGTGGGCCTGGCGCCGTACTTTGCCGGCCGCATTTTCAGTGGCCACGAAATGCCGGCCACCAAGCCCGCGCCCGACGTGTATCTGGCGGCAGCGGCCGCCGTGGGCGTGCCGCCCGCGCGCTGCCTGGTGGTCGAAGATACGGTCACGGGTGTTGCCGCTGGCGTGGCCGCGGGCGCCACAGTGGTGGGCTATAGCCCCTCACCCGTGGGCCATGGCTCGCCCGAGGCGCTGCGCGCGGCTGGCGCCGTGCATGTGATGGCGGACATGGGCGAGCTGCTGGCGCTGCTCGGGTAG
- a CDS encoding AraC family transcriptional regulator, giving the protein MKSHATFAGSPAPPFSAPRSPAATPIAFVRAIALAYTSRGLSPDRALAQAQIAPQLLQDDQARITAWQMEQVSGAAMQELDDEALGWFSRRLPWGSYGMLARASISAPHLGVALSRWCRHHGLIADDITLTLSVQGDLAEIAIAEHRDLGSLREFCLVSVLRNIHGLACWYIDSRIPLLSARFGFAAPAHADAYGVLFRAPVTFNAAQTAIAFDARYLALPLRRDEAALRQMLQHALPLTVLQYRRDRLLVQRVRQLLGAPQAGQGGHGGHAAAALPLHSAETLAHLLHVSPRTLHRQLKEEGATLQGLKDEVRQSRAMDLLHRTDRPIKQVAEAAGFVNEKSFIRAFRGWTGQSPAGFRRNARAPG; this is encoded by the coding sequence GTGAAATCCCATGCCACCTTTGCCGGCTCCCCGGCGCCGCCGTTCTCGGCGCCACGCTCGCCCGCCGCAACGCCGATTGCATTTGTGCGCGCGATTGCACTGGCTTACACAAGCCGGGGACTGAGCCCAGACCGCGCCCTGGCGCAGGCACAGATTGCGCCGCAGCTGCTGCAAGACGACCAGGCCCGCATCACCGCCTGGCAGATGGAGCAGGTCTCGGGCGCCGCCATGCAGGAGCTCGACGACGAGGCGCTGGGCTGGTTCAGCCGCCGCCTGCCCTGGGGCAGCTACGGCATGCTGGCGCGGGCATCCATCAGCGCGCCGCACCTGGGTGTGGCCCTGTCGCGCTGGTGCCGCCACCACGGGCTGATCGCGGACGACATCACGCTCACGCTGTCGGTGCAGGGCGACTTGGCAGAAATCGCCATTGCCGAGCACCGCGACCTCGGCAGCCTGCGCGAGTTCTGTCTGGTCTCGGTGCTGCGCAACATCCACGGCCTGGCTTGCTGGTACATCGACTCGCGCATTCCGCTGCTGTCGGCGCGGTTTGGCTTTGCGGCGCCCGCGCATGCCGATGCGTATGGCGTACTGTTTCGCGCCCCCGTCACCTTCAACGCAGCGCAAACGGCGATTGCGTTCGACGCCCGCTACCTGGCCCTGCCCCTGCGGCGCGACGAAGCCGCCCTGCGCCAGATGCTGCAACACGCCCTGCCCCTGACGGTGCTGCAATACCGGCGCGACCGCCTGCTGGTGCAGCGCGTGCGGCAACTGCTGGGCGCGCCGCAGGCCGGGCAAGGCGGACATGGCGGGCACGCTGCGGCGGCCCTGCCACTGCACAGCGCCGAAACCCTGGCCCACCTGCTGCATGTGTCGCCCCGCACGCTGCACCGCCAGCTCAAGGAAGAAGGCGCCACGCTGCAGGGCCTGAAAGACGAGGTGCGCCAAAGCCGCGCCATGGACCTGCTGCACCGCACCGACCGCCCCATCAAGCAGGTGGCCGAGGCGGCAGGCTTCGTCAACGAAAAAAGCTTTATCCGCGCGTTTCGGGGCTGGACGGGGCAGTCGCCGGCAGGATTTCGGCGCAATGCGCGGGCCCCAGGGTGA
- a CDS encoding carboxyl transferase domain-containing protein, giving the protein MTILDTQLNARSADFLANAMAMRTLVDDLRAQLDKIALGGGEAARAKHVARGKLLPRERVQMLLDPGTPFLELAPLAALNMYNHDAPGAGLIAGIGRVSGVDCMVVCNDATVKGGTYYPLTVKKHLRAQEVAQQNHLPCIYLVDSGGANLPNQDEVFPDRDHFGRIFFNQANMSAMGISQIAVVMGSCTAGGAYVPAMSDESIIVKNQGTIFLGGPPLVKAATGEVVTAEDLGGGDVHTRLSGVADHLAQNDMHALQLARTAVRNLNKNKAPAPADKAPEAPKFVAEELYGVIPVDTRKPFDVREIIARIVDGSEFDEFKARYGTTLVTGFARIEGMAVGIIANNGILFSESALKAAHFIELCCQRKIPLVFLQNITGFMVGRKYENEGIARNGAKMVTAVATASVPKFTIIIGGSFGAGNYGMCGRAYSPRFLWMWPNARISVMGGEQAAGVLATVKRDGIEGKGGQWSMEEEEAFKAPIRRQYEDQGHPYYATARLWDDGVIDPADTRRVLALGLAATRNAPIEDTKFGLFRM; this is encoded by the coding sequence ATGACCATTCTCGATACCCAACTCAACGCCCGCTCGGCCGACTTTCTGGCCAACGCCATGGCCATGCGCACGCTGGTGGATGACCTGCGCGCCCAGCTCGACAAGATTGCTCTGGGTGGCGGCGAGGCCGCGCGCGCCAAGCATGTGGCCCGCGGCAAGCTGCTGCCGCGCGAACGCGTGCAGATGCTGCTGGACCCCGGCACGCCATTTTTGGAGCTGGCACCGCTGGCCGCGCTCAACATGTACAACCACGACGCGCCCGGCGCAGGCCTGATCGCGGGCATTGGCCGGGTGAGTGGCGTGGATTGCATGGTCGTGTGCAACGACGCCACGGTGAAGGGCGGCACCTACTACCCGCTGACGGTGAAGAAGCACCTGCGCGCGCAGGAAGTGGCGCAGCAGAACCATCTGCCCTGCATCTACCTGGTGGACTCGGGCGGCGCCAACCTGCCGAATCAGGACGAGGTCTTCCCCGACCGCGACCACTTCGGCCGCATCTTCTTCAACCAGGCGAACATGAGCGCGATGGGCATCTCGCAGATCGCCGTGGTCATGGGCAGCTGCACGGCGGGCGGTGCCTATGTGCCCGCAATGAGCGACGAGTCCATCATCGTCAAGAACCAGGGCACCATCTTCCTGGGTGGCCCACCGCTGGTCAAAGCCGCCACGGGCGAGGTGGTGACGGCCGAGGACCTGGGCGGCGGCGACGTGCACACGCGCCTGTCGGGTGTGGCCGACCACCTGGCGCAAAACGACATGCACGCGCTGCAGCTGGCGCGCACTGCGGTGCGCAATTTGAATAAAAACAAGGCTCCAGCGCCCGCAGATAAAGCGCCTGAAGCTCCTAAATTTGTAGCTGAAGAACTGTATGGCGTGATCCCCGTGGACACGCGCAAGCCCTTTGATGTGCGCGAGATCATCGCCCGCATCGTGGACGGCAGCGAATTCGACGAGTTCAAGGCGCGCTACGGCACCACGCTGGTCACCGGCTTTGCACGCATCGAGGGCATGGCGGTGGGCATCATCGCCAACAACGGCATTTTGTTCAGCGAGTCGGCCCTGAAGGCTGCGCACTTCATCGAGCTGTGCTGCCAGCGCAAGATCCCGCTGGTGTTTTTGCAGAACATCACCGGTTTCATGGTGGGCCGCAAGTACGAAAACGAAGGCATTGCGCGCAACGGCGCCAAGATGGTCACGGCCGTGGCCACGGCCAGCGTGCCCAAGTTCACCATCATCATTGGCGGCAGCTTTGGCGCGGGCAACTACGGCATGTGCGGCCGGGCGTACTCGCCCCGCTTCCTGTGGATGTGGCCGAACGCGCGCATCAGCGTCATGGGCGGCGAGCAGGCGGCGGGCGTGCTGGCCACCGTCAAGCGCGATGGCATCGAGGGCAAGGGTGGCCAGTGGAGCATGGAGGAAGAAGAAGCCTTCAAGGCCCCCATCCGCCGCCAGTACGAAGACCAGGGCCACCCCTATTACGCCACGGCGCGCTTGTGGGACGACGGTGTGATCGACCCCGCCGACACCCGCCGCGTGCTGGCACTGGGCCTGGCGGCCACACGCAACGCGCCGATCGAAGACACGAAGTTCGGCCTGTTCCGCATGTGA
- a CDS encoding IS256 family transposase: protein MPRKTKTTAAADKAAQPQFSAELLEQLIPGPVTPAELEGIFQQFKKSVLERALGAEMSHHLGYTPGQAKPEGAGANHRNGKSAKTVLTDAGALRIDVPRDREGTFEPQLIGKHERRFTGFDDKIIAMYARGMTVREIQGFLAEMYSVDVSPDLISSVTDAVMSEVTAWQTRPLEAMYPVVFFDALRVKIREDGVVRAKAVYLALGVLPDGSRDILGIWIENTEGAKFWMKVFNDLRTRGVHDILIAVTDGLKGMPEALGAVFPATTLQTCIVHLIRNSLDFASWKDRKSLAAAIKPIYTAVSAEAAQTELDAFEKGPWGQKFPTVVGAWRRAWDKVIPFFAFPPEVRRVIYTTNAIESVNARLRKIIKTRGHFPSDDAATKLIWLALRNITEDWGRAANHWKSAMNQFAILYEERFMKPST from the coding sequence ATGCCACGCAAGACGAAGACAACCGCTGCGGCGGACAAGGCGGCGCAGCCGCAATTCTCAGCCGAGCTGCTGGAGCAACTCATCCCCGGGCCGGTAACGCCGGCCGAGCTCGAAGGCATCTTCCAGCAGTTCAAGAAGTCGGTTCTTGAGCGCGCCCTGGGCGCCGAGATGAGCCATCATCTGGGCTACACGCCCGGCCAGGCCAAGCCCGAAGGGGCTGGCGCCAATCACCGCAACGGCAAGAGCGCCAAGACGGTGCTGACCGATGCGGGAGCGCTGCGCATCGACGTTCCCCGCGACCGCGAGGGCACTTTCGAGCCACAACTCATCGGCAAGCACGAACGGCGCTTCACCGGCTTCGATGACAAGATCATCGCCATGTACGCCCGGGGCATGACGGTGCGCGAGATCCAGGGCTTCCTGGCCGAGATGTACTCGGTGGACGTCTCGCCCGACCTCATCAGCAGTGTCACCGACGCCGTGATGAGCGAGGTCACGGCCTGGCAGACGCGCCCGCTGGAGGCGATGTACCCGGTGGTGTTCTTTGACGCGCTGCGGGTCAAGATCCGCGAGGATGGCGTGGTGCGCGCCAAGGCCGTGTACCTGGCGCTGGGTGTGCTGCCCGATGGCAGCCGCGACATCCTGGGCATCTGGATCGAGAACACCGAGGGTGCCAAGTTCTGGATGAAGGTGTTCAACGATCTGAGGACACGCGGCGTCCATGACATCCTGATCGCCGTCACCGACGGGCTCAAGGGTATGCCAGAGGCGCTGGGCGCGGTGTTCCCGGCCACGACGCTGCAGACCTGCATCGTGCACCTGATCCGCAATAGCCTGGACTTCGCAAGCTGGAAGGACCGCAAGAGCCTGGCGGCGGCCATCAAACCCATCTACACAGCAGTGAGCGCCGAAGCGGCCCAGACTGAGCTCGATGCGTTTGAAAAGGGGCCCTGGGGCCAGAAATTTCCCACGGTCGTGGGCGCCTGGCGCAGGGCCTGGGACAAGGTGATCCCATTCTTCGCCTTCCCGCCCGAGGTGCGACGCGTGATCTACACGACCAATGCGATTGAAAGCGTGAATGCGCGGCTGCGCAAGATCATCAAGACCAGAGGACACTTCCCCAGCGACGATGCGGCCACCAAGCTGATCTGGCTGGCCCTGCGCAACATCACCGAGGACTGGGGGCGAGCAGCCAACCATTGGAAATCAGCGATGAACCAGTTTGCAATCCTCTACGAAGAACGATTCATGAAACCGAGCACGTAA
- a CDS encoding DUF4197 domain-containing protein gives MQRRQFQTSGLAALILLATTRAQALSLGDLSNADASSGVKAALEQGALAAVGLLGQSGGFLNNPKVRIPLPGYLNDAARLMKKFGQGQRIEELETSINRAAEAAVPMGKDLLVGAVRNMTVTDAKNILAGGDTSVTQFFSEKTRAPLGQKFLPVVTQATKKVGLAQQYNAFAGKAAGFGLVKKEDATIEQYVTGKTLDGLYLVIGEQEQQLRQNPAAAGSAILKKVFGALK, from the coding sequence ATGCAACGACGCCAATTCCAGACCTCCGGCCTGGCCGCCCTGATCCTCCTGGCCACCACGCGGGCGCAGGCCCTGTCGCTGGGTGACCTGAGCAATGCCGACGCCAGCAGCGGCGTCAAGGCCGCGCTGGAGCAGGGCGCGCTGGCGGCCGTGGGCCTGCTGGGCCAGTCTGGCGGGTTTTTGAACAACCCCAAGGTGCGCATCCCGCTGCCGGGTTACCTCAACGACGCCGCCAGGCTGATGAAGAAGTTCGGCCAGGGCCAGCGCATTGAAGAGCTGGAAACCTCGATCAACCGCGCAGCCGAGGCCGCCGTACCCATGGGCAAGGACCTGCTGGTCGGCGCCGTGCGCAACATGACGGTGACCGACGCCAAGAACATCCTGGCCGGCGGCGACACGTCGGTGACGCAGTTCTTTTCCGAAAAAACCCGTGCCCCGCTGGGCCAGAAGTTTTTGCCGGTGGTCACCCAGGCCACGAAAAAGGTCGGCCTGGCCCAGCAGTACAACGCCTTTGCTGGCAAGGCGGCGGGTTTTGGCCTGGTGAAGAAGGAAGACGCGACCATCGAGCAGTACGTGACCGGCAAGACGCTGGATGGGCTGTATCTGGTGATCGGCGAGCAGGAGCAGCAGCTGCGCCAGAACCCCGCGGCTGCGGGCAGCGCCATTTTGAAGAAGGTGTTTGGGGCGTTGAAATAA
- a CDS encoding enoyl-CoA hydratase/isomerase family protein has translation MSQPNLVITYEGAVARVTLTQPEIRNAFSDEVIAEITAAFMDVGGRADVRAVVLAAEGPALCAGANLNWMRRMADYTRDENIADAAKLAEMLRVIYECPKPTIARVQGDVYAGGMGLVAACDMAVAVDTAGFCLSEVKLGLIPATISPYVIRAMGARAAHRYFLTAERFGAAEALRIGFVHEVVAADQLDAKVDELLKALTSASPNAVRACKKLVMDVAEREINASLIAATVQGIADIRASDEGKEGVQSFLNKRKPAWLVA, from the coding sequence ATGAGTCAACCTAACTTGGTCATCACATACGAAGGCGCCGTTGCGCGTGTCACCCTGACCCAGCCCGAGATCCGCAACGCGTTCAGCGACGAAGTCATCGCCGAAATCACCGCCGCCTTCATGGATGTGGGCGGGCGTGCCGACGTGCGCGCCGTGGTGCTGGCGGCCGAGGGGCCCGCGCTCTGTGCAGGGGCCAACCTCAACTGGATGCGCCGCATGGCCGACTACACGCGCGACGAGAACATCGCCGATGCCGCCAAGCTGGCCGAGATGCTGCGTGTGATCTACGAATGCCCCAAGCCAACCATCGCCCGCGTGCAGGGCGATGTGTATGCGGGCGGCATGGGCCTGGTGGCCGCCTGCGACATGGCCGTGGCGGTGGACACGGCGGGCTTTTGCCTCAGCGAAGTGAAGCTGGGCCTCATCCCCGCCACCATCAGCCCCTATGTGATCCGCGCCATGGGCGCGCGGGCGGCACATCGTTATTTCCTCACGGCCGAGCGTTTTGGCGCGGCGGAGGCGTTGCGCATTGGCTTTGTGCACGAGGTGGTGGCTGCCGACCAGCTGGATGCCAAGGTCGATGAACTGCTCAAGGCCCTGACCAGCGCCAGCCCCAACGCCGTGCGCGCGTGCAAAAAGCTGGTGATGGATGTTGCAGAGCGAGAGATCAACGCGAGCCTGATCGCCGCCACTGTGCAGGGCATTGCCGACATCCGCGCCAGCGACGAAGGCAAGGAAGGCGTCCAGTCTTTCCTCAACAAGCGCAAACCTGCCTGGTTGGTGGCGTGA
- a CDS encoding acyl-CoA dehydrogenase family protein produces MLLTQDQEMIRDAVRDFAQTELWPNAARWDKEHHFPKEAHQGLAALGAYGICVPEEFGGANLDYVTLALVLEEIAAGDGGTSTAISVTNCPVNAILMRYGNAQQKRDWLTPLARGEMLGAFCLTEPHVGSDASALRTTAVKQGDEYVINGVKQFITSGQNGHVAIVIAVTDKGAGKKGMSAFLVPTSNPGYVVARLEDKLGQHSSDTAQINFDNCRIPAENLIGAEGEGYKIALGALEGGRIGIAAQSVGMARSSFDAALAYSKERESFGTAIFNHQAVGFRLADCATQIEAARQLIWHAAALRDAGRPCLKEAAMAKLFASEMAERVCSAAIQTLGGYGVVSDFPVERIYRDVRVCQIYEGTSDVQKIIIQRALA; encoded by the coding sequence ATGCTGCTGACCCAAGACCAGGAAATGATCCGCGACGCCGTGCGCGACTTTGCGCAGACCGAGCTGTGGCCCAACGCCGCGCGCTGGGACAAGGAACACCACTTTCCCAAGGAAGCCCACCAGGGGCTGGCCGCGCTGGGCGCCTATGGCATCTGTGTGCCGGAGGAATTCGGTGGCGCGAATCTCGACTACGTCACGCTGGCGCTGGTGCTCGAAGAAATCGCCGCCGGCGACGGCGGCACCAGCACCGCCATCAGCGTCACCAACTGCCCCGTCAACGCCATCCTCATGCGCTACGGCAACGCCCAGCAAAAGCGCGACTGGCTCACGCCCCTGGCGCGCGGCGAGATGCTCGGGGCGTTTTGCCTGACCGAGCCGCATGTGGGCTCGGACGCCTCCGCGCTGCGCACCACGGCGGTCAAGCAGGGCGACGAATACGTGATCAACGGTGTCAAGCAGTTCATCACCAGCGGCCAAAACGGCCACGTCGCCATCGTCATCGCCGTCACCGACAAAGGTGCTGGCAAAAAAGGCATGAGCGCCTTCCTCGTGCCGACCAGCAACCCTGGCTACGTGGTGGCGCGCCTCGAAGACAAGCTCGGCCAGCACAGCAGCGACACCGCGCAAATCAATTTCGACAACTGCCGCATCCCGGCCGAGAACCTGATCGGCGCGGAAGGCGAGGGCTACAAGATCGCGCTGGGCGCGCTCGAGGGCGGGCGCATCGGCATCGCCGCGCAGAGCGTGGGCATGGCGCGGAGCAGCTTCGATGCGGCGCTGGCCTATTCGAAAGAGCGCGAAAGCTTTGGCACCGCCATCTTCAACCACCAGGCCGTGGGCTTTCGCCTGGCCGACTGCGCCACGCAGATCGAGGCCGCGCGCCAGCTCATCTGGCACGCCGCCGCGCTGCGCGACGCGGGCCGCCCCTGCCTGAAGGAAGCCGCCATGGCCAAGCTGTTTGCCAGCGAGATGGCCGAGCGCGTGTGCAGCGCCGCCATCCAGACCCTGGGCGGCTACGGCGTGGTGAGCGACTTCCCGGTCGAACGCATCTACCGCGACGTGCGCGTGTGCCAGATCTATGAAGGCACGAGCGATGTGCAGAAGATCATCATCCAGCGCGCGCTGGCCTGA
- a CDS encoding DUF421 domain-containing protein translates to MFSMSVPWWEFVLRGVAVYLFLLVFLRLSGKRQTGQYEPFDLILLLILSNAVQNSMNAGDNSLVGGLISASTLMLCHVALARLAFHFPRIGRWVDGKAQVLIEQGQLNEALMRKELLTSNDVEAALRAGGCLQAHEVERATIETNGQITVVLKRRG, encoded by the coding sequence ATGTTCTCGATGAGCGTGCCGTGGTGGGAGTTCGTGCTGCGCGGGGTGGCGGTCTATCTGTTCCTGCTGGTGTTTTTGCGCCTGTCGGGCAAGCGCCAGACGGGGCAGTACGAGCCCTTCGACCTGATCCTGCTGCTGATCCTGTCGAACGCGGTTCAGAATTCGATGAACGCAGGCGACAACTCGCTGGTGGGCGGGCTGATTTCTGCCAGCACGCTGATGCTGTGCCATGTGGCGCTGGCCCGGCTGGCCTTCCACTTCCCGCGCATCGGGCGCTGGGTGGATGGCAAGGCGCAGGTGCTGATCGAGCAGGGCCAGCTCAACGAGGCGCTGATGCGCAAGGAACTGCTGACCAGCAACGACGTGGAGGCCGCCCTGCGCGCGGGCGGTTGCCTGCAAGCGCACGAGGTGGAGCGCGCCACCATCGAGACCAACGGGCAGATCACGGTGGTGCTCAAGCGCCGGGGATGA
- a CDS encoding PEP-CTERM sorting domain-containing protein: MNGTDFMQVIDSKEKKHHLFLGAQIAFHRRSALATKKGDAMKTKISQLAAAALLTAATASVAHAGFVGRTLQASYYYPDLATPYGSATATPATFTVGSATAVETTINVENVTQIAVDFTDNSLRVGFTTTLFNPTWNATSFNGLVFDLLTGSAFSLASASIDPSSTFGGFNASRVGFNDSRLTLDWGGLSYVDGTALLINFTSAPASVPEPGSLALLAMALAVSAYVARQKYTKAGAGARLSSAAS, encoded by the coding sequence ATGAATGGCACCGATTTCATGCAAGTGATTGATTCAAAAGAGAAAAAACACCACCTGTTTTTGGGCGCACAAATTGCTTTCCATCGTCGTAGCGCACTCGCCACCAAAAAAGGAGACGCCATGAAGACCAAGATTTCGCAGCTGGCAGCAGCCGCACTCCTCACCGCAGCCACCGCCTCCGTCGCGCATGCAGGTTTCGTTGGCCGAACTCTGCAAGCCTCTTATTACTATCCCGATCTGGCCACACCGTATGGCTCGGCGACTGCAACGCCGGCAACGTTCACGGTCGGCAGCGCCACCGCCGTGGAAACGACGATCAATGTGGAAAACGTGACGCAAATTGCCGTGGATTTCACGGATAACAGCTTGCGTGTGGGTTTTACGACCACCCTCTTCAACCCCACCTGGAACGCGACGTCATTCAACGGCCTGGTTTTCGATCTGCTGACAGGAAGCGCGTTCTCATTGGCCTCGGCCAGCATCGATCCCAGCTCGACCTTCGGTGGATTCAATGCGTCACGGGTGGGCTTTAACGACAGTCGACTCACTCTCGATTGGGGCGGCCTTTCCTACGTGGACGGAACCGCCCTGCTGATCAATTTCACTTCTGCGCCCGCCTCCGTGCCTGAGCCGGGTTCACTGGCGTTGCTGGCAATGGCACTGGCTGTGTCCGCGTACGTTGCAAGACAGAAGTACACCAAGGCTGGTGCGGGCGCCCGTCTGTCGTCCGCAGCGTCTTGA